The proteins below are encoded in one region of Colias croceus chromosome 17, ilColCroc2.1:
- the LOC123699145 gene encoding uncharacterized protein LOC123699145, translated as MYVCSSRRKMSELRLLVSLLLVQCFILCADCIKHHRRSMGPHSNLPVSKSGWRPVVGSEGLFYGSFGTAPLHAPYKSPVPIHDYYSSTGRPLAQRDVAKLTSIAQSYRPTTLRTVPVSQGNPAGNQPINSYLNPYALPNNGFTQYKFLQNYPGDNVFIRNPQNQFLSRPVYQQKFPTKQKQQQQQQQQYHNNILQSLTSIQPIHFGYYSTPTPVNILGNPIQIYARPDSKRPQASGTEIYKQELYKLPNNAQQVNQQANQQENQQANQQSNQQVKTAQQQAVAATNLQSANPYFQYSLQDLAQIQQLPHSLLSSFGSFGIQSVKNRDPGYSTTKGTYQQPQPTKQTLFQSLNFQNGVKSTPAVFATSTPNTQAIQNQFSFGTTFNDLANVPTPRTKPAHPTKIDPNAGKKTGGFKPSPQDPFIKTNQQGEQNRITTYNPQIPHVTSAPNQYYDYNFDLQKTQQQNYNQDNLNYNGNNQQLYDNVGLNQQVSQQYINAPSASNADSTLSGVSYQPTYEVTDKEADDVTHASTGGWLQDPYETNEKLTEDSTLKSDYSNALFATPTTTLNESPDEYAIVTEADIGFENGFNYNSQIETQSRRPLGDDFEPIGQQKLKEYYYKVSTPSNRRTKKPAKIVQEVTTQATVSSEVPVEALPTLPPDQHFKRPSAPETTEKERTRKRNKIRRRRPIGHRHRDESNTPKSTTTTSDVPQTTEETHTVRPRIRPLKPRTESPLTTLSVTTELTTSALPTISPTSPTVTAMKKKVNHQRFLTTNAARQETTTQIISEESKESPIMKIATRPQNTRNSYDYRNSEVPDYSHKQDEKDTPTSDISVSLTDTYKNSADILKDFSFHRDVRPVEIKEVTTEAIRESAEIETTTTPKTETSKNIGKIQRPKLKNKYDRPKFSVKDYRNRLSSTTSSTEKPTENTPRARPLRKNPYSEINSDVETTTERKRFTPKEPRHKLNRTDNNEQEIHSRTHIRQRQTTPDTTESTTQKISARIRNGQRRPKPTEETIETSSTTVGKRPLRKKIKDSETGESVQDVSISETAYNSDHKNDFTSERTRSESAIMKIADKKHQDHIERLFEHSKRVSDLTLAASKDYNTPGMFKTVSSNSRRIPNYFTIATDDPILPIEAFFPQLNQKKESQLS; from the exons AGTTGCGGCTATTGGTGTCGCTCTTGCTGGTGCAATGCTTCATCTTGTGTGCAGACTGCATCAAACACCATCGTCGGTCCATGGGACCACATTCG AATTTACCAGTGTCGAAAAGTGGATGGAGACCTGTTGTGGGATCCGAGGGGCTCTTTTACGGTTCATTTGGAACTGCCCCGCTTCATGCTCCTTATAAATCGCCTGTCCCAATTCATGACTACTATTCTTCAACTGGTCGCCCGTTAGCCCAGCGAGATGTCGCTAAACTGACATCCATCGCCCAATCGTACCGACCAACAACCTTAAGAACCGTACCGGTTTCACAAGGAAACCCAGCCGGCAATCAGCCTATAAACTCTTATCTCAATCCTTATGCTTTACCCAATAATGGCTTCACTCAGTACAAGTTCCTCCAGAACTATCCAGGCGACAACGTATTCATCAGAAACCCTCAAAATCAGTTTCTATCACGTCCCGTGTATCAACAAAAGTTTCCCACAAAGCAGAAGCAGCAACAACAACAGCAACAGCAataccataataatattttacaatcacTGACAAGCATTCAGCCAATTCATTTCGGCTATTATTCCACACCTACACCAGTGAATATCCTTGGAAATCCCATACAAATATACGCCAGACCAGATTCGAAGCGACCACAGGCGAGCGGTACTGAAATTTACAAACAAGAACTTTACAAACTTCCAAACAATGCGCAGCAAGTGAACCAACAAGCAAATCAGCAAGAGAATCAGCAAGCGAATCAGCAATCTAACCAACAAGTAAAAACAGCTCAACAACAAGCGGTCGCAGCTACTAATCTCCAGTCAGCCAATCCCTACTTTCAATATTCTTTACAAGATTTGGCCCAGATACAGCAACTGCCTCATAGTCTTTTAA gTTCATTTGGATCGTTCGGCATTCAATCTGTCAAAAACAGAGATCCAGGATATTCTACAACAAAGGGCACTTATCAGCAACCACAACCGACCAAGCAGACATTGTTCCAGTCATTGAATTTCCAAAATGGTGTGAAGTCTACACCTGCTGTATTCGCAACCTCAACTCCAAACACACAGGCTATACAAAATCAATTTAGTTTCGGTACGACATTCAACGATCTAGCCAATGTACCAACACCTCGCACTAAACCAGCACATCCCACTAAAATAGATCCCAACGCGGGCAAGAAAACGGGTGGATTTAAACCAAGTCCTCAAGATCCATTTATTAAAACCAACCAACAAGGAGAACAAAATAGAATAACTACGTATAATCCTCAAATTCCACATGTAACATCAGCGCCAAATCAGTACTATGATTATAATTTCGATTTACAAAAAAcacaacaacaaaattataatcagGATAATCTAAACTACAATGGGAACAATCAACAATTATATGACAATGTAGGTCTAAATCAACAAGTATCTCAGCAGTACATAAATGCACCGAGCGCATCAAACGCAGATAGTACTCTCAGTGGTGTGTCATATCAACCAACTTACGAAGTTACTGATAAAGAGGCAGATGATGTCACGCACGCTTCTACAGGTGGTTGGTTACAAGATCCATATGAAACAAATGAGAAATTAACCGAGGATAGTACGTTAAAATCAGATTACTCAAACGCCTTATTTGCTACTCCGACTACTACGCTTAACGAATCCCCTGATGAATATGCTATTGTAACCGAAGCAGATATAGGATTTGAAAAtggatttaattataatagccAAATAGAAACTCAAAGTAGGCGACCATTGGGCGATGATTTTGAACCGATTGGACAGCAGAAACTCAAAGAATATTACTACAAAGTATCGACACCATCAAACAGGCGTACTAAGAAACCGGCTAAAATCGTACAGGAAGTTACAACACAAGCAACTGTATCAAGTGAAGTTCCAGTAGAGGCTCTTCCGACACTACCACCTGATCAACATTTCAAACGACCTAGTGCCCCTGAAACTACGGAGAAGGAAAGAACTCGTAAAAGAAACAAGATAAGGAGACGCCGTCCAATAGGTCATAGACATAGGGACGAATCAAACACACCAAAATCTACAACTACTACATCTGATGTGCCTCAAACAACAGAAGAAACTCACACAGTTAGACCTAGGATAAGGCCATTAAAACCTAGAACAGAATCACCACTTACAACACTTAGTGTTACTACCGAATTAACTACAAGTGCATTGCCAACAATTTCTCCTACTTCACCAACAGTTACAGCTATGAAGAAAAAAGTAAACCATCAAAGGTTTCTCACTACTAACGCGGCAAGACAAGAAACAACAACGCAAATAATAAGCGAGGAAAGTAAAGAATCACCCATTATGAAAATAGCGACACGTCCCCAAAATACAAGAAATTCTTACGATTATAGAAATAGTGAAGTTCCTGATTATAGCCATAAGCAAGACGAAAAGGATACGCCAACCAGCGATATATCTGTTAGCTTAACAGACACATATAAAAATTCAGCCGATATTCTCAAAGATTTTTCATTTCACAGAGACGTAAGACCCGTTGAAATCAAAGAAGTAACTACTGAAGCCATTCGCGAAAGTGCTGAAATAGAAACAACAACAACTCCCAAAACAGAGACATCTAAAAATATAGGAAAAATACAACGACCcaaattaaagaataaatatgaCAGACCGAAATTTAGCGTTAAAGATTATAGAAATAGACTAAGTTCAACAACGAGTAGCACTGAAAAACCCACAGAAAATACGCCCAGAGCGAGACCGCTTAGAAAGAATCCCTATTCAGAAATTAATTCTGATGTAGAAACAACGACAGAAAGGAAGCGATTTACACCAAAAGAACCAAGACATAAACTTAACAGAACAGACAACAATGAGCAAGAAATACACTCACGTACACACATCAGACAAAGACAGACAACGCCTGATACAACAGAAAGTACAACACAAAAAATCTCTGCAAGAATACGCAACGGTCAACGAAGACCTAAGCCCACAGAAGAAACTATAGAAACTTCCAGCACAACAGTCGGCAAGAGGCCTTTGAGGAAAAAAATCAAAGACTCTGAAACCGGAGAATCAGTTCAAGACGTGTCTATCAGTGAAACAGCATATAACTCTGATCACAAAAACGATTTCACTTCAGAGAGAACGAGGTCTGAGAGTGCTATAATGAAAATAGCAGATAAAAAACATCAGGACCACATAGAGCGTCTATTCGAGCATTCTAAACGGGTTTCAGATTTGACTCTTGCCGCGAGCAAGGACTACAACACACCTGGTATGTTTAAGACAGTTTCATCGAACAGCAGGCGAATACcgaactattttacgatagcAACAGACGATCCAATACTTCCAATAGAAGCATTTTTCCCGCAGCTTAACCAAAAGAAGGAATCTCAACTTTCCTAG
- the LOC123699146 gene encoding activating signal cointegrator 1, with product MDQWLKESLSRILDFEVPEDLIKYVLSIENQADLNEYMKTLIDFDNSQHKTFFDELCKRKFPTKASSLPRQPKKKISKNKQQVETKEVKPAETVSNEETKNKKKTKFVNLYSQEGKNAQVVLIKGRLHCDCQASKHELINNCLQCGRIVCKQEGSGPCLFCGHLVCTPQEQKEINAKTKSSAKLMESLMERSRPKGWEAAVSHRNRLLEYDRTSERRTKVTDDDSDYFNANSVWLSASEKEKLQKYQQSLHDKKHASRLNKKMTFDFAGRQVVEDNTIDYDVDEDHIRNITTSNQNGNQMLRTDVLANMPSDRDVAPGVNANLLQFDESISSNYAASRPTWSTQSRIQDAELQEMVDTGKCLSMHQPWASLLVEGIKLHEGRTWYTSHRGRLWIAATVKPADPGLIRDLENRYRVLYPEKQFKFPSFYPTGCLLGCVNVDDCLPQEEYEKIYPDGEGDSPYMFICSNPISLRLRFPVKGQHKIYSLDKTIHQAALKCIQKMSKIESEQAHAA from the exons ATGGACCAATGGTTGAAAGAGAGCTTATCCAGGATTTTAGATTTTGAAGTTCCTGAAGACCTTATCAA atACGTTCTCTCCATAGAAAATCAAGCTGACCTCAATGAATATATGAAAACTTTAATAGACTTTGACAATTCACAGCACAAAACATTCTTTGATGAGCTTTGTAAGAGAAAgtttcccacaaaag CATCTTCTTTACCAAGGCAGCCCAAAAAGAAGATTTCAAAGAATAAACAACAAGTAGAGACTAAAGAAGTAAAACCAGCTGAAACAGTAAGCAATGaggaaacaaaaaataaaaagaagacAAAATTTGTCAACCTTTATTCACAGGAAGGGAAAAATGCCCAAGTTGTTCTAATAAAAg GCAGACTCCACTGTGACTGCCAGGCTTCCAAACATGAGCTCATTAATAATTGTCTACAATGTGGACGCATTGTTTGCAAGCAGGAAGGTTCTGGTCCCTGCCTGTTCTGTGGACATTTG gtTTGCACTCCCCAAGAGCAAAAAGAAATCAATGCTAAGACAAAGTCGAGTGCTAAGTTGATGGAGTCTCTGATGGAACGCAGCAGGCCTAAAGGCTGGGAAGCCGCTGTTTCTCATAGGAATAGACTTTTGGAGTATGACAGAACCAG cGAACGTCGTACAAAAGTAACTGACGACGACAGTGACTATTTCAACGCTAACAGCGTGTGGTTGAGCGCCAGTGAGAAGGAGAAACTGCAGAAGTATCAGCAATCCTTGCATGATAAGAAACATGCGTCCAGGCTTAATAAGAAGATGACTTTTGATTTTGCTG GTCGTCAAGTGGTAGAAGACAACACAATCGACTACGACGTGGACGAAGATCACATTCGTAACATTACCACAAGCAATCAGAATGGTAACCAGATGTTGAGGACCGATGTATTGGCTAACATGCCTTCAGATAGGGATGTGGCGCCGGGTGTTAATGCTAACTTGTTGCag TTCGACGAATCAATAAGCAGCAACTACGCAGCAAGCAGACCCACGTGGTCCACACAGTCTCGCATACAAGATGCAGAGTTACAAGAGATGGTGGATACCGGCAAGTGTCTCTCTATGCACCAACCCTGGGCGTCGCTATTGGTGGAGGGGATTAAGTT ACACGAAGGTCGAACATGGTATACGAGTCATCGCGGTAGATTGTGGATAGCGGCTACAGTCAAACCAGCTGACCCGGGGCTTATCCGGGACTTGGAGAATAGATACAGGGTGCTCTATCCGG aaaaGCAATTCAAGTTTCCATCATTCTATCCCACCGGATGTTTGCTGGGATGCGTCAATGTTGACGACTGCCTACCGCAAGAAGAGTATGAGAAAAT TTATCCGGACGGCGAAGGCGACAGTCCCTATATGTTCATCTGTTCCAATCCGATAAGTCTGCGGCTTCGATTCCCGGTCAAAGGACAGCATAAAATAT ATTCTCTGGACAAAACAATTCATCAAGCGGCTTTGAAATGTATTCAAAAGATGTCCAAAATAGAATCCGAACAAGCGCACGCTGcgtaa